The Corynebacterium poyangense genome includes a window with the following:
- the thiM gene encoding hydroxyethylthiazole kinase has translation MTQPALSEAFHALQSTSPLVQCLTNKVVAEITANVLLAVGAAPAMCDTPEESEGFAEVASGVLINAGTPSAEQYQGMRAAIKGASKSNTPWVLDPVAVGGLTHRTRFCQEIVQRHPTAIRGNASEISALAGMGSGGRGVDATDEVTSALDVARHLAQAHNCVVAVSGPQDLIVSADRITWLTSGDPLMQRLIGTGCSLGAVCAAYLGAAADQKISAHDAVLAAHAHLGAAGSHAAASSSGPGSFHAAWIDALYNLTDQDIFHAIEIQEEHHNA, from the coding sequence ATGACACAGCCTGCTTTATCTGAAGCATTTCATGCTCTACAGTCAACTTCCCCGTTGGTGCAGTGTCTCACCAACAAAGTTGTTGCTGAAATTACCGCAAATGTGTTGCTCGCAGTGGGCGCTGCTCCGGCAATGTGCGACACCCCGGAGGAATCCGAAGGTTTTGCTGAAGTTGCTTCCGGGGTGTTAATAAACGCCGGAACCCCATCCGCTGAACAGTATCAAGGAATGCGCGCCGCTATTAAGGGCGCGTCAAAAAGCAACACCCCTTGGGTGCTGGATCCGGTCGCTGTCGGGGGGCTTACTCACCGCACCCGTTTCTGCCAGGAGATCGTCCAGCGCCATCCCACCGCCATCAGGGGAAACGCCTCGGAAATTTCCGCCTTAGCGGGAATGGGATCCGGCGGACGCGGTGTGGACGCTACTGATGAGGTCACCAGTGCGCTCGACGTAGCCCGCCATCTGGCCCAAGCGCACAATTGTGTCGTGGCGGTTTCGGGACCTCAAGACCTCATTGTTTCGGCTGATCGGATTACCTGGTTAACTTCCGGCGATCCACTTATGCAACGTCTCATCGGCACGGGTTGCTCCCTTGGTGCAGTGTGCGCCGCCTACTTAGGCGCTGCCGCCGATCAAAAAATTTCCGCCCATGATGCCGTTCTCGCTGCCCACGCTCATCTCGGTGCCGCTGGATCGCACGCCGCAGCTTCTTCCTCCGGGCCTGGCAGCTTTCACGCGGCGTGGATTGACGCTCTCTATAACCTGACCGACCAGGATATTTTCCACGCTATCGAGATCCAGGAGGAACACCACAATGCCTAA
- a CDS encoding magnesium and cobalt transport protein CorA, producing the protein MNGKITRTVNTSSQQRNAPIPTDDNAAVEQAIEYCRVYHNGRSLPGHYSYGAAIAQVARISEQEGPGTSFVWLALEEPTAEQMKVVAGHFEVHELIVEDAVEAHQRPKVERYGDQLFIVVRSVNYQDLDYIDDGRQMISTGEIQMLVGKNFIITIRHHSPSSGLAHRLDHDTQLCARGPAALAWAVADDHVARYGWIADQLGEEVDSLEEEVFTPNSRFNIEQIYTFKREILEMRHAIAPLVPALRQLAEGHKDLMSKKLRSYFRDALDNHLIVTDRIAGYDERLTALIDAGVAKITMQQNQDMRTISALVGMAAVPTLIAGIYGMNFEHMPELSYSFGYPLVLLLMVVIVAFLAWWFRKNEWL; encoded by the coding sequence GTGAACGGGAAAATAACGCGCACTGTTAACACCTCAAGTCAACAGAGAAATGCCCCCATCCCCACTGATGACAACGCAGCGGTAGAACAGGCTATCGAATATTGCCGGGTCTACCACAACGGTCGTAGTCTTCCCGGTCACTACAGTTATGGTGCGGCCATCGCCCAAGTCGCACGAATCAGTGAACAAGAAGGCCCAGGTACGAGTTTTGTGTGGCTAGCTTTAGAAGAGCCTACCGCAGAACAAATGAAAGTCGTCGCCGGACATTTTGAGGTTCACGAACTCATTGTGGAAGACGCAGTTGAAGCCCATCAACGCCCGAAAGTAGAACGCTACGGTGACCAGTTGTTCATTGTGGTGCGCTCAGTTAATTATCAAGATCTGGATTACATCGACGATGGTCGGCAAATGATCTCCACTGGTGAAATCCAAATGCTGGTGGGCAAGAATTTCATTATCACCATTCGCCACCACAGTCCTTCAAGTGGTTTAGCTCATCGTCTCGATCACGATACCCAGCTATGTGCTCGTGGCCCCGCCGCCTTAGCGTGGGCCGTTGCTGATGACCATGTGGCGCGCTACGGGTGGATTGCCGATCAACTCGGTGAAGAAGTTGATTCTTTAGAAGAAGAAGTCTTTACCCCTAATTCTCGCTTCAATATCGAGCAGATTTACACCTTTAAACGAGAAATTCTAGAAATGCGTCATGCGATTGCTCCCCTAGTACCGGCGCTTCGTCAACTAGCTGAGGGGCATAAAGATTTAATGAGCAAGAAATTACGCTCCTATTTTCGCGACGCCCTGGATAATCATCTCATCGTCACCGACCGTATCGCTGGTTATGATGAACGGCTAACTGCCCTTATTGATGCTGGCGTTGCGAAAATCACTATGCAGCAAAACCAAGACATGCGAACAATTTCCGCCTTGGTGGGAATGGCAGCTGTACCTACCTTGATTGCCGGAATCTATGGAATGAATTTTGAGCACATGCCGGAGTTATCCTATAGCTTTGGCTATCCCCTGGTGCTGTTGCTCATGGTTGTCATCGTCGCATTTTTAGCTTGGTGGTTCCGAAAGAATGAATGGCTCTAG
- the pflA gene encoding pyruvate formate-lyase-activating protein, translating to MASDGISGVVTLDPEFGDRVRGVAQGIGSEHVQLDRAEMLAARRQGEIALVHSWEMVTAVDGPGTRMTLFLSGCPLRCQYCHNPDTMEMKTGTLERRADIVRKVLRYKRIFQVSKGGLTISGGEPLFQIEFTRKLLAEVHAAGIHTCIDTSGFLGSRLRDEDLDNIDLVLLDVKSGIPETYKKVTGRTLQPTIDFGDRLARRGLKVWVRFVLVPGLTDALDNIEAVADIVARWSDNVERVEVLPFHNMASDKWDELGLKYTLENVEPPSAEQTEATREVFRSRGITTF from the coding sequence ATGGCCTCGGACGGAATTAGCGGTGTAGTCACTCTAGACCCGGAATTCGGTGACCGGGTACGTGGCGTAGCCCAAGGCATTGGCAGCGAACATGTTCAACTTGATCGCGCTGAGATGCTCGCTGCTCGTCGACAAGGCGAGATTGCCCTGGTGCACTCCTGGGAAATGGTGACCGCCGTCGACGGGCCAGGAACCCGGATGACGTTATTCCTGTCCGGTTGCCCGCTACGTTGTCAGTATTGCCATAATCCTGACACCATGGAGATGAAAACCGGAACCTTGGAACGTCGAGCGGACATTGTCCGGAAAGTCCTGCGCTACAAGCGGATTTTCCAGGTATCCAAAGGGGGCCTAACAATTTCCGGTGGAGAACCGCTTTTTCAAATCGAGTTCACCCGAAAACTCTTAGCCGAGGTACACGCAGCTGGAATTCATACCTGCATTGACACGTCCGGTTTTCTTGGATCACGGTTAAGGGATGAGGACCTTGACAATATTGATCTGGTCTTACTTGACGTGAAATCAGGTATTCCAGAAACCTATAAAAAAGTCACTGGTCGAACACTGCAACCCACAATTGATTTTGGGGATCGCTTGGCACGGCGAGGCCTCAAGGTATGGGTCCGGTTTGTGTTAGTCCCCGGACTTACTGATGCCCTTGACAACATTGAAGCGGTAGCCGATATCGTGGCGCGGTGGAGCGATAACGTGGAACGCGTGGAAGTACTACCGTTCCACAACATGGCCTCTGATAAATGGGATGAACTGGGGTTAAAGTACACCCTAGAGAATGTGGAGCCTCCCTCAGCTGAGCAAACTGAAGCCACTCGCGAGGTTTTCCGTTCCCGAGGCATCACTACGTTCTAG
- a CDS encoding NAD(P)/FAD-dependent oxidoreductase, with translation MSEVYRPDGGRKHVVIIGSGFGGLFAAHELDNEDVDITLIDRTNHHLFQPLLYQVATGILSSGEIAPSTRQVLARQDNIDVIKGEVTDINLAEQTVTASLGHYQTTYSYDYLIVAAGANQSYFGNDHFAEFAPGMKTIDNALEIRARIVGAFERAELTRDPVEREKLLTFTIVGAGPTGVELAGQLAEMAHRTLADEYRHFAPSSAKIVLLDGAPQVLPPFGKRLGRYTQRQLEKLGVTVKPNSIVTNVDENTVTYKSTVDGSEHTINSFCKIWSAGVSASPLGKLIADQAGLEVDRAGRVPVNNDLTVGTFSNVFVVGDMINLNGLPGVAQVAIQGGEYAAEQIAAEVSGREESAREPFDYIDKGSMATISRFSAVAKMGKIEVTGFFGWVLWLLVHVMYLVGFRNRFVSIVSWGINALSKKRWNLAVTRQQLHARTGLLKLGRSVDDDSDLPIEVRETNQYKG, from the coding sequence ATGAGTGAGGTTTACCGTCCCGATGGTGGCCGCAAGCATGTGGTAATTATCGGTTCAGGGTTTGGCGGACTATTCGCCGCCCATGAGCTGGACAATGAAGATGTCGATATCACTCTTATCGACCGCACTAACCATCACCTCTTTCAGCCCCTGCTCTACCAGGTGGCTACCGGCATTTTGTCCTCCGGTGAAATCGCTCCTTCGACCCGTCAGGTGTTAGCCCGGCAGGATAATATCGACGTCATCAAGGGCGAAGTCACTGACATCAATCTTGCCGAACAAACGGTTACGGCTTCCTTGGGCCACTACCAGACCACCTACAGTTACGACTACTTGATTGTCGCTGCTGGCGCTAACCAGTCCTACTTCGGCAATGACCACTTCGCGGAGTTTGCGCCGGGCATGAAAACCATTGATAATGCCTTGGAAATCCGGGCTCGAATCGTGGGTGCTTTCGAACGAGCTGAGCTGACCCGTGACCCTGTGGAACGCGAAAAACTCCTCACTTTCACCATCGTTGGGGCGGGGCCAACTGGCGTTGAGCTGGCTGGTCAGCTTGCTGAAATGGCTCATCGCACCCTCGCTGATGAATACCGTCACTTCGCACCAAGCTCGGCGAAAATTGTCCTGCTTGATGGCGCCCCGCAGGTGTTACCGCCGTTCGGAAAACGACTCGGCCGCTATACCCAGCGGCAGTTAGAGAAGCTAGGAGTTACTGTTAAACCCAATAGCATCGTGACCAATGTGGACGAAAACACAGTGACATATAAGTCCACCGTCGATGGTTCCGAACACACCATTAACTCCTTCTGCAAGATTTGGTCCGCCGGTGTTTCCGCTTCCCCACTTGGCAAGCTCATCGCAGATCAGGCTGGCTTAGAAGTTGATCGCGCAGGTCGCGTTCCCGTCAATAATGACCTGACTGTGGGAACCTTCTCCAACGTTTTCGTCGTTGGTGACATGATCAATCTCAATGGCCTACCCGGCGTCGCTCAGGTAGCAATCCAGGGCGGTGAATACGCAGCCGAGCAAATTGCCGCTGAGGTTTCGGGCCGCGAGGAATCCGCACGAGAACCATTTGACTACATCGACAAAGGTTCCATGGCCACCATCTCCCGTTTTTCTGCGGTAGCAAAAATGGGGAAGATCGAAGTCACCGGCTTCTTTGGTTGGGTTCTGTGGCTCTTGGTGCACGTGATGTATCTCGTTGGTTTCCGAAATCGCTTCGTGTCCATCGTCTCTTGGGGTATCAACGCCCTGTCAAAGAAGCGCTGGAACTTGGCAGTCACCCGCCAACAACTTCATGCTCGCACCGGTTTATTGAAGCTGGGCCGTTCTGTTGATGATGACAGTGATCTTCCCATCGAGGTGCGGGAAACTAACCAATATAAAGGTTAA
- a CDS encoding class I SAM-dependent methyltransferase produces the protein MISGEHLAEIDPELWPGIVEIPSGPGMSTWARLAEARFARACFKAGLSLEGIDADLIVDQEALFPRLARNGWVGLAESWMAGEWRTKDLTRVLRCLLDVGFKARRRRPHFRFDDYDGGGLPPELIRVSTTDGMSFFGGIFTGVSTTERTAVPSHVRGAGRGSEAGTHFVDITTIDNPVEVERADLSDAQRRAVLRLLEETHVSPGSHVLEYPASGGLVAVEAARRRATVDSLSADDNVLAAINEPLVLAGVSDSVHLQPLEHPVATSQEWRGRYDAIISMEYMELLSARERKLFVASIERMLDSSARAGVQTVCATQQLPDVAHEALDALRLYIWPDLRYPTVEDVHRLVDRHTTMRVIAETHSAGHYAHSLEMQNSQFLGMQREAAADGFDAVFRRMWHYQFALRRALFDLGWLDAVQFTLTARHRGGRR, from the coding sequence GTGATAAGCGGCGAGCATCTGGCAGAAATCGACCCTGAACTGTGGCCTGGGATAGTAGAGATTCCGTCCGGACCTGGTATGTCTACCTGGGCTCGTCTAGCTGAAGCACGATTCGCCCGGGCATGTTTCAAAGCTGGTCTTTCGCTAGAGGGCATTGATGCTGATTTGATTGTTGATCAGGAGGCGTTATTTCCCCGTCTAGCGCGAAACGGCTGGGTGGGATTAGCTGAATCCTGGATGGCAGGAGAGTGGCGGACTAAAGATTTGACGAGGGTTCTTCGTTGTCTCCTGGACGTTGGGTTTAAAGCTCGACGTCGCCGGCCCCATTTCCGCTTTGATGATTATGACGGAGGCGGCTTGCCGCCGGAACTGATCCGGGTCAGCACAACCGATGGAATGAGCTTCTTCGGCGGAATCTTTACCGGAGTTTCCACAACGGAGCGCACCGCTGTTCCTAGTCATGTGCGCGGAGCCGGACGAGGAAGCGAAGCAGGCACCCACTTTGTGGATATCACGACCATTGATAACCCGGTGGAAGTAGAACGAGCGGACCTTTCAGATGCCCAGCGCCGAGCAGTTCTGCGGTTGTTGGAAGAAACTCACGTCTCTCCAGGATCTCACGTCCTGGAATACCCAGCCAGCGGGGGATTAGTTGCTGTTGAAGCAGCACGGCGTCGAGCTACGGTGGATTCCCTGAGTGCCGATGACAATGTGCTGGCAGCAATTAATGAGCCTTTGGTGTTAGCGGGTGTTTCTGACTCAGTGCATCTACAGCCCTTGGAGCATCCAGTAGCGACGTCGCAGGAGTGGCGGGGTCGCTATGACGCCATTATTTCCATGGAATACATGGAACTTCTCAGCGCGCGAGAGCGGAAACTGTTTGTGGCTTCTATCGAAAGAATGTTGGATAGCTCGGCTCGCGCGGGAGTGCAAACTGTCTGCGCTACCCAGCAACTACCGGACGTTGCCCATGAGGCACTTGATGCGCTCCGGTTGTATATTTGGCCGGATCTTCGTTATCCCACGGTAGAGGATGTCCACCGCCTCGTTGATCGGCACACCACCATGCGGGTCATCGCCGAAACACACAGTGCGGGGCATTATGCGCACAGCTTAGAAATGCAGAATTCTCAGTTTTTGGGAATGCAACGAGAAGCCGCAGCCGACGGTTTCGACGCGGTATTCCGACGGATGTGGCATTATCAATTTGCTCTACGCCGAGCATTATTTGACCTAGGATGGCTCGATGCTGTGCAATTCACCTTAACTGCACGGCATCGGGGAGGGCGACGCTAA
- a CDS encoding class I SAM-dependent DNA methyltransferase: MPTWKQILEKNPQHSHTYAARWRRFAEEGRDIDGEARLIDAMVPRGAVILDAGCGTGRVGGYLAKRGHHVTGTDIDEVLLNHARHDFPEAHWVQSDLGKDPQPSGPYDLIVLAGNVVSFIAPEDRRAMFAHLREVLAPHGRCVVGYGAGRGWDFEDFLGTAKESGFIAQHLFSSWDLAPWNSNSSFLVAVLALERSDASGTENLASGFSLLS, from the coding sequence ATGCCAACCTGGAAGCAGATTTTAGAAAAGAATCCCCAGCATTCCCACACTTATGCAGCTCGGTGGCGACGCTTTGCTGAGGAGGGGCGGGATATTGATGGGGAAGCAAGACTGATCGACGCCATGGTGCCCCGTGGAGCGGTCATTTTAGATGCGGGGTGTGGCACGGGACGGGTAGGGGGATACTTAGCGAAACGTGGGCATCACGTAACCGGTACTGATATTGATGAGGTTTTACTCAACCACGCCAGGCATGATTTTCCAGAGGCGCACTGGGTGCAGTCTGATCTAGGGAAAGATCCCCAGCCCTCGGGTCCTTATGACCTCATCGTTCTTGCCGGGAATGTGGTCAGCTTCATTGCGCCCGAAGATCGCCGAGCTATGTTTGCTCATCTCCGTGAGGTGTTAGCTCCGCATGGACGATGCGTGGTGGGATATGGGGCTGGCCGAGGCTGGGATTTTGAGGATTTCTTGGGTACCGCCAAGGAATCCGGATTCATAGCCCAGCATCTTTTTAGTTCCTGGGACTTGGCGCCGTGGAATAGCAATTCCTCATTCCTGGTGGCGGTATTGGCACTAGAACGTAGTGATGCCTCGGGAACGGAAAACCTCGCGAGTGGCTTCAGTTTGCTCAGCTGA
- a CDS encoding bifunctional hydroxymethylpyrimidine kinase/phosphomethylpyrimidine kinase, translating into MPNFWDLYLVTDPDQGGGPDQVPHIVDQAICGGVTAVQLRDKHADDATFEERARALSEIIGARVPLFVNDRLDCALKLGLHLHIGQDDTPYEEARRALPSHLMIGLSISVESELDDIVQRCHDAHLPLPDVVGIGPVRATSTKQDAAAPLGIEGLINLAHKAKSLGMPCVAIGGVHLDNASDIIQHTVVDGLCVVSEIMTSLNPEQAARDLRKCITGSRAIRGSIPRVLSIAGTDPSGGAGLQADLKSIAAAGGYGMAVVTALVSQNTCGVRDIFSPPSEFLKQQLEAVSDDVTIDALKIGMLADSDTTAVVSEWLTKNRPPVVVLDPVMVSTSGHRLLAAEAEDAVRKFAELADYITPNIPELAVLCGVEEISSFDEAVELAKQWAQRTSTTVIVKGGHLSGPQADNALVDKYGAVYRISNPRVHSESTHGTGCSLSSALATKLAQGGDRIEAITWVTSWLREAIVHGEALGVGYGHGPVDHSHQARRLAENGKAHIPRYRELQHVPFCDGTTPHRLGPSPRNPVDLPRIAAPGPWTNALWRIGHDYWLNTLNSDFIQQLGEGSLQPKDFSFYLYQDSLYLREYSRALATLGAKAPETSDSLAWVAGSQQCIVEEAELHRTWLRDHDVNRTGMSTVTAAYTDFLKATTSLCDYVVGVAAVLPCYWLYAEVGKALSHRNFPVHPYRAWLDVYGDEDAFIEDVRQALLRAEQAFERATPQQRIAAVEAYLAACEHEYHFFDQALRQ; encoded by the coding sequence ATGCCTAATTTTTGGGATCTCTACCTCGTGACCGATCCTGACCAGGGGGGCGGGCCCGATCAGGTTCCTCACATTGTCGACCAAGCTATCTGCGGTGGCGTCACTGCTGTCCAGCTGCGAGATAAACACGCTGATGACGCTACCTTTGAAGAACGCGCCCGCGCATTAAGTGAAATTATTGGGGCCAGAGTTCCTCTCTTCGTCAATGATCGGCTCGATTGTGCTCTCAAATTAGGGCTTCACCTTCATATCGGCCAAGATGACACTCCTTATGAGGAAGCTCGACGCGCCTTGCCCTCACACCTTATGATCGGGCTTTCTATCTCGGTGGAGTCAGAACTTGACGATATTGTCCAACGCTGCCATGACGCACACCTTCCTCTCCCAGATGTCGTAGGAATCGGCCCAGTCCGCGCTACCTCCACCAAGCAAGACGCCGCTGCTCCGTTAGGAATTGAAGGGCTAATAAATCTCGCCCACAAAGCTAAGAGCCTCGGTATGCCCTGCGTCGCAATTGGTGGTGTGCATCTCGATAACGCAAGCGACATCATCCAGCACACGGTAGTTGACGGACTCTGCGTTGTCTCCGAAATTATGACCTCGCTGAATCCAGAACAAGCAGCTAGAGATCTTCGGAAATGTATTACCGGGTCACGCGCAATCAGGGGCAGCATTCCGAGGGTGTTATCCATCGCTGGTACTGATCCTTCTGGGGGAGCTGGTCTGCAAGCAGATCTCAAATCCATCGCAGCCGCTGGTGGATATGGCATGGCGGTGGTTACCGCCTTGGTTTCCCAAAACACATGCGGTGTCCGTGATATTTTCAGTCCCCCATCGGAGTTTCTCAAGCAGCAACTAGAAGCGGTGAGCGACGACGTCACGATTGACGCTCTCAAAATTGGAATGTTGGCAGATAGCGACACCACCGCTGTCGTATCTGAGTGGTTGACAAAGAATCGCCCACCGGTCGTCGTACTAGATCCAGTAATGGTGTCTACGAGCGGCCATCGTCTCTTAGCAGCAGAAGCCGAAGATGCTGTTCGAAAATTCGCCGAACTTGCTGATTACATCACCCCCAATATTCCAGAACTAGCCGTTCTCTGCGGGGTGGAGGAGATATCTTCTTTTGATGAGGCCGTTGAACTGGCTAAACAATGGGCACAACGGACTAGCACCACAGTCATTGTCAAGGGCGGTCATCTGAGCGGACCGCAAGCCGATAATGCCCTTGTGGATAAATACGGTGCGGTTTATCGCATCTCTAACCCCCGCGTTCACTCTGAATCTACCCACGGCACCGGGTGCTCATTATCTTCCGCACTAGCTACCAAACTGGCCCAGGGTGGAGATCGGATTGAGGCTATCACGTGGGTCACGTCCTGGTTGCGTGAAGCCATTGTTCATGGTGAAGCTCTGGGCGTCGGATATGGGCATGGTCCAGTAGATCATAGCCACCAAGCTAGGCGCCTAGCTGAAAATGGAAAGGCTCACATTCCCAGGTACCGTGAGCTTCAGCATGTGCCATTCTGCGATGGAACCACACCTCACCGTCTGGGGCCGTCACCGCGGAATCCCGTTGATCTTCCCCGCATTGCGGCACCTGGGCCTTGGACTAACGCTTTATGGCGTATTGGCCATGACTACTGGCTTAACACCCTGAACTCGGACTTTATCCAGCAACTCGGTGAAGGTTCTTTGCAACCGAAAGACTTCAGTTTTTACCTCTACCAAGATTCGCTCTATCTCCGAGAATATTCGCGGGCTTTGGCAACCCTTGGAGCTAAAGCACCGGAAACCTCTGATTCCTTGGCGTGGGTTGCGGGTTCTCAACAGTGCATTGTGGAGGAAGCGGAACTCCACCGCACCTGGTTGCGTGATCATGATGTCAACCGCACCGGAATGTCTACCGTGACTGCTGCTTATACTGACTTCCTCAAAGCCACAACGTCACTTTGCGATTATGTTGTTGGGGTTGCTGCGGTTCTGCCCTGCTATTGGTTGTATGCCGAAGTAGGTAAAGCCTTATCCCACCGTAATTTTCCGGTGCACCCTTATCGGGCATGGCTTGACGTCTATGGTGATGAGGACGCTTTCATTGAGGACGTTCGACAGGCGTTGCTCCGGGCGGAACAGGCTTTTGAACGCGCCACTCCTCAGCAACGTATAGCTGCCGTCGAAGCTTATCTTGCTGCGTGCGAACACGAATATCATTTCTTCGATCAAGCATTAAGGCAATAG
- a CDS encoding PaaI family thioesterase yields the protein MDLMKAINEIGEGPATEQQLEAINNRASGYSALLGLKFIALSQQEVVAELAVGEHHLQPAGLVNGGVYCGIGETVGSLAGMVCAPGRSIVGVNNSTDFIASVKAGVITAVCRPIQLGNRTQLFEIIMSHEGNEVARTILRTMVR from the coding sequence ATGGACTTAATGAAGGCTATTAACGAAATTGGTGAAGGGCCAGCCACGGAGCAACAATTAGAGGCAATTAACAATCGGGCGTCGGGGTACAGCGCGTTGCTGGGATTAAAATTTATTGCGCTTAGTCAGCAAGAGGTCGTAGCAGAATTAGCGGTTGGAGAACACCACTTACAGCCCGCAGGTCTAGTCAATGGTGGAGTTTATTGCGGTATAGGGGAAACAGTAGGGTCCTTGGCTGGAATGGTATGTGCACCAGGACGAAGCATTGTTGGGGTGAACAATTCCACAGATTTTATTGCTTCAGTCAAAGCCGGGGTGATTACAGCGGTGTGCCGGCCCATCCAGTTGGGGAACCGGACCCAATTGTTTGAAATTATTATGAGCCACGAAGGTAATGAGGTTGCGCGTACCATCTTGCGGACCATGGTGCGCTAG
- a CDS encoding MFS transporter — MSAPVTTPDTDSPRLSKKDRRRIIIGSTIGTTIEFYDFYAYATAAVAVFPFLFFPKNDNPMVGLLASFATFGLAFLARPLGSIIFGHFGDRIGRKATLVGSLLTMGIATFIIGCLPTYDQAGILAPALLALMRFCQGLGLGGEWSGAALLATETAEPGKRARAAMWPQLGAPFGFILANGLFLVLVTIYGDSTSDPTASFLNWAWRIPFWLSIVLVGIGLWVRFKLDETPVFKEAVDSGKKVTSPLAEVFRNAWIPLIAGTFIMVGCYTLFYLVTTWILSYGIGPVERGMLGIHYNDFLVLQLISILGFVIGIPVSGHLADVYGRRVTLTWVTLAIIVYSFTFSFFLSQDRATKVSVLIFLCIGMFLMGLIFGPMSAVLPELFPTNVRYTGSGISYNVSSILGAAIAPFIATSLAVNYGVSAVGFYLLIVSVISLISILKTRETRDHDLRKI; from the coding sequence GTGAGCGCACCCGTCACCACTCCGGATACCGATTCCCCGCGGCTATCCAAGAAAGACCGACGCCGCATCATCATCGGTTCAACCATCGGCACCACCATCGAGTTCTACGATTTTTATGCCTACGCCACCGCCGCAGTGGCGGTGTTCCCCTTTTTGTTCTTCCCCAAGAACGACAACCCCATGGTCGGCCTTCTGGCATCCTTCGCCACATTCGGTCTCGCCTTTTTAGCCCGACCGCTCGGATCAATCATCTTCGGACACTTCGGTGACCGCATCGGCCGCAAAGCAACCTTAGTTGGCTCCCTCCTCACCATGGGAATCGCTACCTTCATCATCGGCTGTCTCCCCACCTATGACCAAGCCGGCATCCTCGCCCCAGCTCTCCTGGCGCTGATGCGCTTTTGTCAAGGCCTGGGGCTTGGTGGTGAATGGTCCGGTGCTGCTCTGCTAGCTACCGAAACCGCCGAACCCGGTAAACGCGCCCGAGCCGCTATGTGGCCACAACTCGGTGCACCTTTTGGTTTCATCCTGGCCAACGGACTCTTTCTCGTTTTAGTAACCATCTATGGCGACTCCACCAGTGACCCAACGGCTTCCTTCTTGAACTGGGCATGGCGGATTCCTTTCTGGCTATCCATCGTTCTCGTCGGTATCGGTCTGTGGGTCCGTTTCAAACTCGATGAGACGCCAGTCTTTAAAGAGGCAGTAGATTCAGGCAAAAAAGTCACCTCCCCCCTTGCGGAGGTATTCCGCAACGCCTGGATTCCGCTTATTGCCGGAACCTTTATTATGGTCGGCTGCTACACCCTCTTCTACTTGGTGACCACCTGGATTCTTTCCTATGGCATTGGTCCCGTGGAACGCGGCATGCTAGGAATCCACTACAACGACTTCCTCGTTCTCCAGCTCATTTCGATTCTCGGCTTCGTCATCGGTATCCCAGTTTCCGGTCACCTCGCTGACGTTTATGGTCGCCGCGTGACGTTAACCTGGGTGACCTTAGCCATCATCGTCTACAGCTTTACCTTCAGCTTCTTCCTATCTCAGGATCGCGCCACCAAAGTAAGCGTCCTCATCTTCCTCTGTATCGGCATGTTCCTCATGGGTCTTATCTTCGGCCCCATGTCTGCTGTCCTACCTGAGCTCTTCCCCACCAACGTCCGCTACACCGGATCCGGAATTAGCTACAACGTCTCATCCATTCTGGGCGCAGCAATCGCTCCATTTATCGCGACCAGCTTAGCGGTCAATTATGGAGTCTCCGCTGTTGGCTTCTATCTCCTGATCGTCTCGGTCATCTCCTTGATCTCGATTCTGAAGACAAGAGAGACCCGGGACCATGATTTGAGAAAAATCTAG